In the Dromaius novaehollandiae isolate bDroNov1 chromosome 25, bDroNov1.hap1, whole genome shotgun sequence genome, ACATCTCCAAAGTGTCCGGAGGCGGAGAGAAAGTGCAGGTACCATTCCCGTGCTCAGCCGGGTGTTTGCTTCACCTCCATCCATCccctccctgtccctctgcctccccccagccccgcttTCTCCTCCATCTGCAGCATCTCCCTGGGGCAGGGAGACCTCGGGGATGCCGCCAGCTCCGAGCTGGGGTGCTCCCAGGTGGGACCCCACAGGGAGGCCCGGCATCCCCCTGCTCAGCCTTGTCCCCTCCTCTTGTCCCCAGCATGTGAAGGACATCATCCTGCAGTCCAACCCTTTGCTGGAAGCGTTCGGGAATGCCAAAACCGTCAGGAATAACAACTCCAGCCGCTTCGTAAGTCCTTGGGGCAGGATGCTGCGAGCCTGGGTCATGCTGAGAGCCAGCACCTGCCCCAGCATCCCGGCCTGAATCCGTCCCGGTGATGCCAAGATCCGGGAAGCTGGAGCACTGATGCCGTCAGTGTGCGGATGGGGGAGAGGATAACAGGGCTGAAGGCAGGGGGTTTCCATCGGACCTCGGAGGAGGCAACACAGCCCCGTGCCTGCAGGCTCTGAGCAGCAACATGTCCCATTGGCAGGGGAAGTACTTCGAAATCCAGTTCAGCCGGGGCGGCGAGCCTGATGGAGGGAAGATCTCCAACTTTCTGCTGGAGAAGTCCCGGGTGGTGAGCCAGAACGAGAACGAGAGGAACTTCCACATCTACTACCAGGTACGGGCACGCCAGCACCTGCCCCGCGGCACCCGCGGGCGCTGCTCCTGGTAACTGCAGCCCCTGTTCGCTCTCCCCGCGCCCGGCAGCTCATCGAAGGGGCGTCCCAAGAGCAGCGGCAGAACCTGGGCATCATGACACCCGATTATTACTACTACTTGAACCAGTCGGACACCTACCAAGTGGACGGCACCGATGACCGCAGTGACTTCCATGAGACCATGGTGAGTGCCTGCGGGGGCTCCCCGAGCCCGGGCACCACTGTCTGTGGCCGGGCGCAGGCTGATGGGCTCCTTGCGCCCCCCCAGAACGCCATGCAGGTCATTGGCATCTGTGGAGAGGACCAGCAACTGGTGCTGCAGATCGTGGCAGGGATCCTCCACCTTGGGAACATCAGCTTCCGGGAAGAGGGCAACTACGCCCAGGTGGAAAATGCTGATGGTGAGTACAGCGGCACCCCTTGTTCAGCAGCACAAGCGGAGATGTTCATGGAGATCCTTTGCACTTGAACACAAACTTCTCATAGCACATATCccttggcagaggaaagaggtgGCATCAGCATCTTCCCCACTTCAGagatgggaaaactgaggcagtAAGCAAGAAAATGACACAGCCATAGTTAGAAAATCACTGGCAGGGGATAGATGGCAGGAGTCCTGTTTGGCAGTCCCTTGCAGTGATTTAGTAGAGGGAGGACACCATCACACGTCTAGTTGCTAGACCGCAGTTGTCCCTTCCTCTTTTGGGCTTGGCCAGTGTAGGAGGGTCTGGCAGCCCTGGTGGCTGTGGGCAGCATCCCTGAGACATACGTCCATCCTGACCACCCTCTCTTTGCCCAGTGCTGGCCTTTCCTGCCTACCTGCTGGGGATCAACCAGGAGCGGCTCAACGACAAGGTCACCAGCAGGAAAATGGACAGCAAGTGGGGCGGCCGCTCGGAGTCCATCAACGTCACCCTCAATGTGGAGCAGGCAGCCTACACTCGGGATGCCCTGGCCAAGGGCCTCTATGCGAGGGTCTTCGACTTTCTCGTGGAGGTGCGTGCCCCCTCACAGCCCCACCGCGGATGGGGATGCTCCAGCCAGGTAGTGCGTGCCCCTTCTTTGCAGGAGGTAACTCCTAGCCCCGTCCTCTGCCAAGGCACAAAGAGCTTTTGCTTGGTGCTTGGGTCATGAGCGCAGCAGATGAGATGGGAAGAGCTGGCCACATCCTTGAGATGACCTCAGAAATGGGGCATGAGGTGGTGACATAGGTGAAGTGTCTCAGGACACCAGCCCCGCAGAGAAGGGGTATGAGTGGGGGCCATCTGCTCCAGTGTACAGTCCACTGAGCTGGCAGGAGCTCTCGATGAAGGAGCTTTGGGCCATCTCTCCCTGCAGTCTATTAACCGGGCCATGCGGAAGCCACACGAGGAATACAGCATTGGGGTGCTCGACATCTACGGCTTTGAAATATTCCAGGTACTGGTGGCTTTTCTGTAGAAGCCCGGCTGGGGACTATCCGTCCTCCCTCTCCTCTGGTGACATGAAAGGGGCAGAAGCCAACTCAGCCctatcttatttttcctcttccattctcTTCTGCAATTTTGCAGAAAAACGGCTTTGAACAATTCTGCATTAACTTTGTGAATGAGAAGCTGCAGCAGATCTTCATCGAGCTGACCCTCAAGGCAGAGCAGGTACAGGGGACTGGGCACGGTGCGGTGGGGGGAGCTGAAAGTTGCCCAAAGTCCTGATTCCTGCACCCCAACACCTCCCCAACCCCGGGCAGATCCCAGCaacacagagagcagccaggcgTTGGCAAATCCCAGAAATCAGGTCTCTGGTCTGACAGAGAAGGTGACCCAATTCCATTTTTGTAGGTATGGCTCAAAAACCCCAAGCACAAGGACTTTGCAGATTGTAGGTGACCACTATTCATGAGCGGaggacaggagaggaaaggctGCCTGTGTCTGTCCATCTGCACGCAGCTGCCCTCACCCGCCTCTCTCCGCTCTTCCCTAGGAGGAATACGTGCAGGAGGGCATCAAGTGGACCCAGATCCAGTACTTCAATAACAAGGTGGTGTGCGACCTGATCGAGAACAAGCTGGTGAGTGGGGTCCCCTCCTCAAGGGGAGGCTTAAGACACCCCGGAAAGACAGACGGACAGGGTGCTGTTCATGGCGGGTGGCCAAAGCCAGTCCTGCCGGGGAGCATCCCTGGGcaagcagcagcaccagggaggTGCTCTACATCCTTAACTCAAGCAGCAATTCAAAGGAAAGCAGCTTCGAGCAGCGCAGGGCACTTAAAGCCAGATACGGGACTGGGGCCTGCCCAAATCCCCCAGGGCTTCGCTGAGGGCACACAGGTCATCCCAGGCTTGGCTGCCTCCCCCAGAACCCACCCGGGATCATGAGCGTCCTGGATGACGTCTGCGCCACCATGCACGCGACTGGCGAAGGGGCCGACCAGACCCTGCTGCAGAAGCTGCAGGCAGCCGTGGGGACGCACGAGCACTTCAACAGCTGGAACTCGGGCTTCGTCATCCACCACTATGCAGGCAAGGTACACGGCACGCGCCCTGAGCACGGGTGCCCCTCGCATGCATGGCGCCGGGGGGATTTGCCTGGCCCAGGCGGGCTGAGCTCCCTCCTCTCACGGCCCCTCCAGGTCTCCTACGACGTGACGGGCTTCTGCGAGCGCAATCGCGACGTGCTCTTCACCGACCTGATTGAGCTCATGCAGAGCAGCGAATAGTGAGTCTGGGGAGTGCCTCAGTCCCCCACAGCATCCCTTGAGGGCTCAGTCTGGGTGCAGCATCCTCAAAGCCAgagaggaaaacttgtgtcttgGACCATCTCGCACTCCTGCCCCGGCCAGTGCCTAGCATCCTGCATCGCCCCTTGGGGACTGGTGGCATCTCCCCgtcaggtgcagcagcagcaggattcGAGAGATGCTGGTCTGGATGAAGGGGGAAATTTGGAGGGGTCTGGCTCAACCTTGGTGCAGACTGATGCCTAACATCCGTGTTTCACAGCAGCAGAAActggggctggagctggttcCTGTGATGGGCTAGCACTTGCTGAGCCTCCCAGAGTCCCTCAGCTCTCACCCACTCACTGTTATCTGCCTTTCAGTGGTTTCATCCGGATGCTTTTCCCAGAAAAGCTGGATTCTGACAAAAAGGGCCGACCAACCACAGCGGGCTCCAAAATCAAGGTATGTCCTGGAGGCTGCAGGACAGCAGCTGCCTTTCCCTCGGGCAGCAACAGGGTGCTGGGCTCCTGGCAAAGCCTCCGAACACTGCCAAGGTTCATCTTCGCAACAGAAACAAGCTAACGACCTGGTGAACACGCTAATGAAGTGCACGCCACACTACATCCGCTGCATCAAACCCAACGAGACCAAGAAACCCAGAGACTGGGAGGAGAGCAGGTAAAGGAGGCCTCTGCATCACGGCGCCTGTGAAGCCTGGGGGCCGGTGCATGGTGGGGTCCGGCTTTCCCACAAGGATCGAGCTGCCAAGCGGATCCCTGGACCTGTTCCTCTCCAtgggagctgcagtgcagggTCTCGTCCCACCCTGAGCACTTCCCTCGCCGCTCTTGGCTCCACAGGGTGAAGCACCAAGTCGAGTACCTGGGGCTGAAGGAGAACATCCGGGTCCGCCGGGCGGGTTTCGCCTACCGCCGCATCTTCCACAAGTTCCTGCAACGGTGAGCGATCGTTGGGGCCAGCCCCAGACGGAGGGCAGCGAGTCCGGGGCGTGcactcatggcccctctgccggCAGGTACGCCATCCTCACCCCGGAGACGTGGCCCTCCTGGCGAGGGGACGAACGCCAGGGCGTGCAGCACTTGCTGCGGTCCGTTAACATGGACCCAGACCAGTATCAGATGGGCCGGAGCAAGGTGTTCGTCAAGAATCCCGAATCGGTAGGTGGCCCAGCTCTGCCCGTCACCTTGCAGCTCTGCATGGGTCTGGAGAGGCACCTGGTGAGCAGCACCCATCCAGCCTCCAGAAGGGACATCCCTGTGTCCAGCTGGGCATCAATTTGGGCCATGCTGGGGTGGTTTTGGGAAGAGGATGCTAAtacctgggagaagggagggagaccCTGGCCAGGTGGCCCCGTTCCCAGCCAGGCTCAGCACCCCATGTCCACTCGTGCAGCTCTTCCTCCTCGAAGAGATGCGGGAGCGGAAGTTTGACGGTTTTGCCCGGGTGATCCAGAAGGCCTGGCGGAGACACATCGCCATCC is a window encoding:
- the MYO1F gene encoding unconventional myosin-If, with protein sequence MGSKERFHWQSHNVKQSGVDDMVLLSKITEEAIVENLKKRFMDDYIFTYIGPVLISVNPFKQMPYFTDREIELYQGAAQYENPPHIYALTDNMYRNMLIDGENQCVIISGESGAGKTVAAKYIMGYISKVSGGGEKVQHVKDIILQSNPLLEAFGNAKTVRNNNSSRFGKYFEIQFSRGGEPDGGKISNFLLEKSRVVSQNENERNFHIYYQLIEGASQEQRQNLGIMTPDYYYYLNQSDTYQVDGTDDRSDFHETMNAMQVIGICGEDQQLVLQIVAGILHLGNISFREEGNYAQVENADVLAFPAYLLGINQERLNDKVTSRKMDSKWGGRSESINVTLNVEQAAYTRDALAKGLYARVFDFLVESINRAMRKPHEEYSIGVLDIYGFEIFQKNGFEQFCINFVNEKLQQIFIELTLKAEQEEYVQEGIKWTQIQYFNNKVVCDLIENKLNPPGIMSVLDDVCATMHATGEGADQTLLQKLQAAVGTHEHFNSWNSGFVIHHYAGKVSYDVTGFCERNRDVLFTDLIELMQSSEYGFIRMLFPEKLDSDKKGRPTTAGSKIKKQANDLVNTLMKCTPHYIRCIKPNETKKPRDWEESRVKHQVEYLGLKENIRVRRAGFAYRRIFHKFLQRYAILTPETWPSWRGDERQGVQHLLRSVNMDPDQYQMGRSKVFVKNPESLFLLEEMRERKFDGFARVIQKAWRRHIAIRKYEQMREEASNILYNFKERRRNSINRNFVGDYLGMEERPELRQFMAKRERIDFADSITKYDRRFKPIKRDFILTPKYFYLIGREKVKKGPEKGQIKEVLKKKVEIQAVSGVSLSTRQDDFFILHENEADNFLESIFKTELISLLCKRYEELTRSKLHLTFKDALQFRVKKEGWGGGGTRNVTFARGQGDVAALKAGGKTLTVSIGDGLPKNSKPTRKGVTQSRGCHRPPAASRSAPTAPRGTCRNGAPQFPRSNSRARQDTYTAHQKQARGPPVTALPMQSSRKAKTRPPSEQNMEFLNVPDQGVAGMQRRRSVSQRPPPAGRPKPQPKAAVPRCQALYQYVGQDVDELSFNVGDIIDILLEDISGWWKGRLHGKEGLFPGNYVQKI